The proteins below come from a single Penaeus monodon isolate SGIC_2016 chromosome 23, NSTDA_Pmon_1, whole genome shotgun sequence genomic window:
- the LOC119587874 gene encoding uncharacterized protein LOC119587874, whose amino-acid sequence MKRRMERWKVGDVTGLLKEAKNLQERHRKTIATRKEMDKSRKFASLMKQGKVTKAVRVLTSNETTGTLPLNENTRRLLNEKHPPAKEAAAGTMFRGEYNPPPPEIFERITGEKIRTHALHTHGAAGPSGLDAKAWKTILSSSKFGSAANDLCKAIASLARKLATENCNNLDALTACRLIALDKKPGCRPIGIGEVLRRIIGKAIMNVVGDDVRQAVGNLQVCAGQQAGCEAAIHAMRNIYEEPDCQAVLMVDATNAFNNINRKATIHNIEVKCPSLAQYIKNTYNNPAELHIVDNRTNTYEMIASAEGTTQGDPVAMAMYAIGLLRLQTIIDHTTTDIKQVAYADDLTGAGKIKNLRKWWNLIETHGPPQGYSPNAAKSVLIVKPEYLGQAREAFRETNVIIKAGGEKHLGAVLGKWMNGEGK is encoded by the exons ATGAAAAGGAGGATGGAGCGATGGAAAGTAGGAGATGTTACTGGACTCCTGAAAGAGGCAAAAAACCTAcaggaaagacacagaaaaacaatTGCAACAAGAAAAGAGATGGACAAATCAAGGAAATTTGCCAGTCTAATGAAACAAGGCAAAGTGACAAAGGCAGTAAGGGTCCTAACATCAAATGAAACAACAGGGACATTACCCTTAAATGAAAACACCCGTCGCTTGCTCAATGAAAAGCACCCGCCTGCAAAGGAAGCGGCGGCGGGAACGATGTTTCGTGGAGAGTATAATCCCCCACCTCCGGAGATCTTTGAGCGAATTACCGGCGAAAAGATAAGAACACATGCATTGCATACACATGGTGCAGCTGGACCTTCTGGACTCGACGCAAAGGCATGGAAAACCATCCTGAGCAGCAGCAAGTTTGGGTCAGCTGCAAATGACCTTTGCAAAGCCATTGCATCTCTTGCTAGAAAACTTGCAACAGAAAACTGCAACAACCTGGATGCCCTCACAGCTTGTCGTTTAATTGCCCTCGACAAGAAGCCCGGATGCCGCCCTATTGGCATTGGAGAAGTCTTGCGACGAATCATCGGCAAGGCAATCATGAACGTTGTCGGAGACGACGTTAGACAAGCCGTAGGAAATTTACAGGTGTGTGCAGGTCAACAGGCAGGGTGTGAGGCAGCAATCCACGCCATGAGAAACATCTATGAAGAGCCGGATTGTCAGGCCGTACTCATGGTAGATGCTACAAATGCCTTCAACAACATCAACCGGAAGGCAACAATCCACAATATAGAGGTCAAATGCCCAAGCCTCGCACAATACATTAAGAACACCTACAACAATCCAGCAGAGCTCCACATAGTCGACAATAGAACAAATACTTATGAGATGATAGCTTCAGCCGAGGGCACAACACAAGGTGACCCAGTTGCCATGGCGATGTACGCCATCGGTCTCCTCAGGCTACAAACAATAATTGACCACACAACAACAGATATAAAGCAAGTTGCCTATGCCGATGACCTGACCGGAGCAGGGAAAATTAAGAACCTAAGGAAGTGGTGGAATCTCATTGAGACACATGGCCCTCCACAAGGATATTCTCCGAACGCCGCCAAATCGGTTTTAATTGTAAAACCGGAATATCTCGGACAAGCCAGAGAAGCCTTCCGAGAAACAAACGTGATTATAAAGGCCGGCGGTGAAAAACACCTTGGGGCAGTTCTTG GCAAGTGGATgaatggagaagggaagtga